The proteins below are encoded in one region of Candidatus Stygibacter australis:
- a CDS encoding Rrf2 family transcriptional regulator has translation MYISTKTGYALRAMIELALTGDEQPLSITELSSRQHLPSKYLERLFALLRKSELVTSKKGINGGYLLARKAETITLQDVMQAVEESHYHSYCRHQKDDAEYCQGISCHLRGFWDRIGTDLESYFSSINLQKIINKYIRGEHETDLFE, from the coding sequence AACGAAGACGGGATATGCCTTGCGAGCAATGATAGAGCTTGCTCTCACAGGAGATGAGCAGCCACTTTCCATCACTGAGCTTTCAAGCAGGCAGCATTTGCCATCCAAATACCTGGAACGGCTTTTTGCTCTACTCAGGAAATCTGAGCTTGTAACTAGCAAAAAGGGTATCAACGGAGGATATCTGCTGGCACGAAAGGCAGAAACTATCACTCTGCAGGATGTGATGCAAGCCGTGGAAGAATCGCATTATCACAGCTATTGCCGTCACCAGAAGGATGATGCCGAGTACTGTCAGGGCATCAGTTGCCATCTTCGCGGATTTTGGGACCGGATCGGAACTGATCTGGAATCATATTTTTCCAGTATTAATTTACAAAAAATAATAAATAAATATATAAGAGGAGAACATGAAACGGATTTATTTGAATAA